One stretch of Saccharopolyspora erythraea DNA includes these proteins:
- a CDS encoding PaaI family thioesterase yields the protein MEDRSPQAQAAQVQRRRLAAAELGAALRELADAAVSTEAGEDVLLRVAERARALVPELNTARRTPGEPASVDAVRSGPYMYNPVVGPGNPMAPPMTVEVVDGVAVGTCTLGLAYEGPARYAHGGISALLLDQMLGRAHAANGRPGVTVTLSVRYRRPVPLETPLRLTAWLDESGDYPIGRATIATAAAPDTALVSAEGRFLGVKLR from the coding sequence ATGGAAGATCGGAGCCCGCAGGCGCAGGCCGCGCAGGTGCAGAGGCGACGGCTGGCCGCGGCCGAACTGGGCGCGGCACTGCGGGAACTGGCCGATGCGGCGGTCTCCACGGAGGCCGGAGAGGATGTCCTGCTCCGAGTCGCCGAGCGTGCACGTGCACTGGTCCCGGAGTTGAACACGGCGCGGAGAACCCCGGGGGAGCCCGCATCCGTCGACGCGGTCAGGTCGGGGCCGTACATGTACAACCCGGTCGTCGGGCCGGGGAACCCGATGGCTCCGCCCATGACCGTGGAGGTCGTCGACGGCGTCGCGGTGGGCACGTGCACGCTCGGGCTGGCCTACGAGGGCCCGGCCCGATACGCCCACGGCGGGATCAGCGCACTGCTGCTGGACCAGATGCTCGGCCGTGCCCACGCGGCGAACGGACGCCCGGGGGTGACGGTGACGTTGTCCGTGCGGTACCGGCGGCCGGTGCCGCTTGAGACACCCCTGCGGCTCACCGCGTGGCTGGACGAGTCCGGTGACTACCCGATCGGGCGCGCCACGATCGCCACGGCCGCCGCGCCGGACACGGCTCTCGTGTCCGCCGAGGGGCGGTTCCTCGGCGTGAAACTCCGTTAG
- a CDS encoding macrolide family glycosyltransferase, protein MNDSATGSPGVRPANQEKADGASRVVVVGMPAAGHVNPSLPIVRELTSRGVEVIYYSSDEFRAAVEDTGCEFRAYPADALGSADIAKATQTGGPVRVVARILKATETLLPFLLSELKSERPAAVVFDSNAIWGRMAAASLGLPMISLMTTIMVGGKDFSCLTAREWLHFLREALPGVPAARSAKRRVVQRFGKQSYPPAPSLPMRGDLTIFPVPSRMQSPNPRLDEHCRFVGPTISAERRDDRLDPELAAFVDGPEPLTLVSLGTLHTGSDAFFRACFEALAELPARVLLTIGSHTDPAKLGPPPSNTLIRASVPQLDVLRRADVFVTHGGMNSALEGLACGVPLVVVPQQAEQLVIGRAVADRGAGVVLRHNLSNRPVPAAEVRAAVDRALTDPSLRAAAREAGASISEEGGAVAAADAIQNHLRSRSTHR, encoded by the coding sequence ATGAATGACAGCGCAACCGGTTCGCCCGGCGTCCGCCCGGCGAACCAGGAAAAGGCGGACGGTGCGAGTCGGGTGGTCGTGGTGGGCATGCCGGCTGCCGGCCACGTCAACCCGAGCCTGCCGATCGTGCGTGAACTGACGAGTCGCGGTGTGGAGGTCATCTACTACAGCAGCGACGAGTTCCGAGCAGCGGTCGAGGACACCGGCTGCGAGTTCCGCGCCTACCCGGCGGACGCACTCGGTTCGGCCGACATCGCGAAGGCCACGCAGACCGGCGGCCCGGTCCGGGTCGTCGCCCGGATACTGAAGGCCACCGAGACGCTGCTGCCGTTCCTGCTCTCAGAGCTGAAGTCGGAACGTCCCGCCGCAGTCGTGTTCGACTCCAACGCGATCTGGGGCCGCATGGCCGCGGCGAGCCTCGGCCTGCCCATGATCTCGCTGATGACGACGATCATGGTCGGCGGCAAGGACTTCTCCTGCCTGACCGCACGCGAGTGGCTGCACTTCCTCCGCGAGGCCCTCCCCGGTGTTCCTGCCGCGCGGTCGGCGAAGCGCCGCGTGGTGCAACGGTTCGGCAAGCAGTCCTACCCGCCGGCGCCGAGCCTGCCGATGCGCGGCGACCTGACGATCTTCCCGGTACCGAGCCGGATGCAGTCGCCGAACCCCCGTCTCGACGAGCACTGCCGGTTCGTCGGGCCCACGATCTCCGCGGAGCGCCGCGACGACCGGCTCGACCCCGAGCTCGCCGCCTTCGTCGACGGCCCCGAACCGCTGACCCTGGTGTCCCTGGGCACGCTGCACACCGGCAGCGATGCGTTCTTCCGCGCCTGCTTCGAAGCACTGGCGGAACTGCCGGCACGTGTCCTGCTCACGATCGGCTCGCACACCGATCCGGCGAAGCTGGGCCCGCCGCCGTCGAACACGCTGATCCGCGCCTCGGTGCCGCAGCTCGACGTACTGCGGCGCGCGGACGTGTTCGTCACGCACGGCGGGATGAACAGCGCGCTGGAAGGGCTGGCGTGCGGGGTGCCGCTCGTCGTCGTCCCGCAGCAGGCCGAGCAACTGGTCATCGGCCGGGCTGTGGCCGATCGCGGCGCCGGCGTCGTACTCCGCCACAACCTGTCGAACCGGCCGGTTCCCGCCGCTGAAGTGCGCGCCGCCGTCGACCGCGCCCTGACCGACCCGTCGCTGCGCGCAGCGGCACGGGAGGCGGGCGCGTCCATCAGCGAGGAAGGCGGAGCGGTCGCGGCGGCCGACGCCATCCAGAACCACCTGCGTTCCCGGAGCACGCACCGGTGA
- a CDS encoding TetR/AcrR family transcriptional regulator encodes MKSDDGALRGRPPGRPRSAEADEAILAAATELLIERGVGQVSVEGVARRAGVTRATVYRRFPNLTALLVSAVEWEYRDADTGGLEWPGVDAMVAHWAALLAHPRDRKLMRRLYAAADDYPELLKAYADAHGRRGVDPVRATLDRAREAGELPPHVDSAVLQQMFAGAALLYVSVHPDDSGEDAIKSCFTDILRQVGYRPATSREGAHDDE; translated from the coding sequence GTGAAGTCTGACGACGGCGCGCTGCGTGGCCGGCCTCCCGGTCGGCCACGCAGCGCCGAGGCGGACGAGGCGATCCTCGCCGCCGCGACGGAACTGCTGATCGAGCGCGGTGTCGGCCAGGTCAGCGTCGAAGGGGTGGCGCGGCGCGCCGGGGTCACCCGCGCCACCGTGTACCGGCGGTTCCCGAACCTGACCGCACTGCTGGTGAGCGCGGTCGAGTGGGAGTACCGCGACGCGGACACCGGCGGGCTGGAGTGGCCCGGCGTCGACGCGATGGTCGCGCACTGGGCCGCACTGCTGGCGCATCCCCGCGACCGCAAGCTGATGCGCCGCCTGTACGCCGCGGCCGATGACTACCCCGAACTGCTGAAGGCATACGCGGACGCGCACGGCCGCCGCGGTGTCGATCCGGTGCGCGCCACCCTGGACCGGGCACGTGAGGCCGGCGAGCTGCCGCCGCACGTGGACTCCGCCGTCCTGCAACAGATGTTCGCCGGCGCGGCGCTGCTGTACGTGAGCGTGCATCCGGACGACAGCGGCGAAGACGCGATCAAGAGCTGTTTCACCGACATCCTCCGGCAGGTCGGCTACCGGCCCGCCACATCGCGCGAAGGAGCGCACGACGATGAATGA
- a CDS encoding xanthine dehydrogenase family protein molybdopterin-binding subunit → MIGQGLNRVDGQLKVSGRAPYAYEQWDGQPLYGFIVGATIGKGRITRIDTEAAERAPGVRMVMTHHNAPAQGVPDLSVSFEYWRAYPALADPDVHHYGEPVALVVASTFEQARAAARLVDVEYAEEPGRFDFAAHEDEAYAPDAVNAGLPTDTAVGDFDAAFDTAAVRVDQRYTTPYMFSQPMEPQACLAVPQGEHLTVYVSCQIVDSAHSSLAATLQLDGDRIHVVTPYIGGGFGSKLRVHQETTLAALAARTLGMPVKVAQTRQQIFELVGLRPTSDQRVRLGAGRDGRLVALAHESTMFTSPRIEYAEQSAATTRPLYAAPNRLTRHRLVALDLPRGEDVRAPGEATGMLAVESAMDELAHVLGMDPVELRIRNEPEVDPERGVPFSDRRAVDCLREGARRFGWEQRPTTPGSRRDGRRLIGYGMSTAIRGHFQLPMRARVRLEADGTAVVQSDMTDIGTGTYTILSQVAADGLGLPVDRVRVELGSSEFPTSSGSGGSWGAGGAGTAVHRACESLRETLLDQARDDARSPLHGVNTADAVFADGSVRVGSASEELRELVARHHPEGLEAEGETQSMADDPNYKEYSINTYGAHFAEVAVDADTAEIRLRRMLGVFTAGRVLNAKTARSQLIGGMIWGLSSALDEDAVVDTRSGAFVNRDLAHYLVPVHADVPEVEAVIIESFDDKANVLGAKGLGELGICGAGAAVANAVFNATGIRVRDFPITLDKLLPELPLADS, encoded by the coding sequence ATGATCGGGCAAGGGCTCAACCGCGTCGACGGCCAGTTGAAGGTTTCCGGTCGCGCCCCCTACGCCTACGAGCAGTGGGACGGACAACCGCTGTACGGGTTCATCGTCGGCGCGACGATCGGCAAGGGCCGCATCACCCGCATCGACACCGAAGCCGCCGAGCGCGCGCCCGGCGTGCGCATGGTGATGACGCACCACAACGCTCCGGCGCAGGGCGTGCCCGACCTGTCCGTCTCCTTCGAGTACTGGCGCGCCTATCCGGCGCTGGCCGACCCCGACGTCCACCACTACGGCGAGCCCGTGGCGCTGGTCGTGGCCTCCACCTTCGAGCAGGCACGCGCCGCGGCCCGCCTCGTCGACGTCGAATACGCCGAGGAACCGGGCCGCTTCGACTTCGCCGCGCACGAGGACGAGGCCTACGCCCCGGATGCGGTGAACGCCGGACTGCCGACCGACACCGCGGTGGGCGACTTCGACGCGGCGTTCGACACCGCAGCGGTCAGAGTCGATCAGCGCTACACGACGCCGTACATGTTCTCCCAGCCGATGGAACCGCAAGCGTGCCTCGCGGTGCCGCAGGGCGAGCACCTGACGGTCTACGTGAGCTGCCAGATCGTCGACTCGGCGCACTCCTCGCTCGCCGCGACGCTCCAGCTCGACGGCGATCGGATCCACGTCGTCACCCCGTACATCGGCGGCGGGTTCGGGTCCAAGCTGCGCGTCCACCAGGAGACGACCCTGGCCGCGCTCGCCGCCCGCACGCTGGGCATGCCGGTCAAGGTCGCGCAGACCCGGCAGCAGATCTTCGAGCTCGTCGGCCTGCGGCCCACATCGGACCAGCGGGTCCGGCTGGGCGCGGGACGGGACGGGCGGCTGGTCGCCCTCGCCCACGAATCCACGATGTTCACCAGCCCGCGCATCGAGTACGCCGAGCAGAGCGCCGCCACGACCCGGCCCCTCTACGCCGCGCCCAATCGGTTGACGCGCCACCGCCTGGTGGCACTCGACCTGCCGCGCGGCGAGGACGTCCGCGCGCCAGGGGAAGCGACGGGCATGCTGGCGGTCGAGTCGGCCATGGACGAGCTGGCCCACGTGCTCGGCATGGACCCGGTCGAGCTGCGGATCCGCAACGAACCCGAGGTCGACCCCGAGCGGGGCGTGCCGTTCAGCGACCGGCGCGCGGTCGACTGCCTGCGCGAAGGGGCCCGCCGCTTCGGCTGGGAACAGCGGCCCACCACGCCCGGGAGCCGGCGCGACGGACGCAGGCTGATCGGATACGGCATGTCCACCGCCATCCGCGGGCACTTCCAGCTGCCGATGAGGGCGCGGGTCCGGTTGGAGGCGGACGGAACCGCCGTCGTCCAGTCGGACATGACCGACATCGGCACCGGTACCTACACGATCCTCAGCCAGGTCGCGGCCGACGGGCTCGGACTGCCGGTCGATCGCGTGCGTGTCGAGCTCGGCTCGTCGGAGTTCCCGACCAGCTCCGGCTCCGGGGGTTCATGGGGCGCGGGCGGCGCGGGCACCGCGGTCCACCGCGCGTGCGAGTCCCTGCGCGAGACGCTGCTGGATCAGGCGCGTGACGACGCGCGTTCCCCACTGCACGGCGTGAACACCGCGGACGCGGTGTTCGCCGATGGCAGCGTGCGCGTCGGCAGCGCTTCCGAGGAGCTGCGCGAGCTCGTCGCACGACACCACCCGGAAGGTCTGGAGGCGGAGGGCGAGACCCAGTCCATGGCCGATGACCCGAACTACAAGGAATACTCGATCAACACCTACGGTGCACACTTCGCCGAAGTCGCTGTGGACGCCGACACCGCCGAGATCCGCCTGCGCAGGATGCTGGGCGTGTTCACGGCCGGTCGCGTCCTCAACGCCAAGACCGCCCGCTCGCAGCTGATCGGCGGGATGATCTGGGGACTGAGCTCGGCCCTGGACGAGGACGCCGTCGTCGACACGCGGTCCGGCGCCTTCGTCAACCGGGATCTCGCGCACTACCTGGTGCCCGTCCACGCCGACGTCCCCGAAGTCGAGGCCGTCATCATCGAGAGCTTCGACGACAAGGCCAACGTCCTCGGCGCCAAGGGGCTCGGCGAGCTGGGCATCTGCGGGGCCGGTGCGGCGGTGGCCAACGCGGTGTTCAACGCGACCGGCATACGCGTGCGCGACTTCCCCATCACACTCGACAAACTGCTGCCCGAGCTGCCACTGGCGGACAGCTGA
- a CDS encoding FAD binding domain-containing protein → MRPFTYERVTDARAAVAAVSQPGAKFISGGTNLLDLMKIDVEHPSHLVDISHLPLTDIEEQPDRGLRIGAQVSNSGLAADTRVRERYPVLSQALLAGASGQLRNKASVGGNLLQRTRCPYFYYAAAGCNKRDPGSGCSAIGGYNRIHAILGASDACIATHPSDMAVAMAVLEAQIELLDAEGSVRLVAIADFHRLPGDTPHIETVLRPGEMITAVILPAPPPGRQLYRKVRDRASYEFALVSVAVIVSTDDGTVNSARVVFGSVAHKPWRSIEAEAALIGNPATSATYRAAAEAAMRDAVGQGGNDFKIELAKRTLCRTLAQAAGAS, encoded by the coding sequence ATGAGGCCCTTCACCTACGAGCGAGTGACGGACGCGCGCGCCGCGGTCGCCGCGGTGTCCCAGCCCGGCGCGAAGTTCATCAGCGGCGGCACGAACCTGCTCGACCTCATGAAGATCGATGTCGAGCATCCCAGCCATCTGGTCGACATCAGCCATCTGCCCCTGACCGACATCGAGGAGCAGCCCGACCGCGGACTGCGCATCGGTGCCCAGGTCTCGAACTCCGGCCTCGCCGCCGACACCCGGGTACGCGAGCGGTATCCGGTGCTGTCGCAGGCGCTGCTCGCCGGCGCCTCGGGCCAGCTGCGCAACAAGGCGTCTGTCGGCGGGAACCTGTTGCAGCGCACCCGATGCCCGTACTTCTACTACGCGGCCGCGGGTTGCAACAAGCGCGACCCCGGTTCCGGATGCTCGGCGATCGGCGGTTACAACCGCATCCACGCGATCCTCGGCGCGAGCGACGCCTGCATCGCCACCCACCCCTCCGACATGGCCGTCGCGATGGCGGTGCTGGAGGCGCAGATCGAGCTGCTCGACGCCGAAGGGTCCGTACGCCTCGTCGCCATCGCGGACTTCCACCGCTTGCCCGGCGACACACCGCACATCGAGACCGTCCTGCGACCGGGCGAGATGATCACGGCGGTGATCCTGCCCGCGCCCCCGCCGGGCCGTCAGCTCTACCGCAAGGTGCGGGACCGGGCGTCCTACGAGTTCGCCCTGGTCTCCGTGGCGGTCATCGTCTCGACCGATGACGGGACGGTCAACAGCGCCCGGGTCGTGTTCGGCAGCGTGGCGCACAAGCCCTGGAGATCGATCGAGGCGGAGGCCGCGCTGATAGGCAACCCCGCCACGTCGGCCACCTATCGCGCCGCCGCCGAGGCGGCGATGCGCGACGCCGTGGGGCAGGGCGGCAACGACTTCAAGATCGAGCTGGCCAAGCGCACCCTGTGCCGCACGCTGGCGCAGGCGGCCGGGGCCAGCTGA
- a CDS encoding 2Fe-2S iron-sulfur cluster-binding protein, with protein sequence MGESATDTRQSSGPAGTSTAVGPGQQEAIPLSAITLNVNGRERRLELDPRTSLLDALREHLRMGGTKKGCDHGQCGACTVLVNGRRINSCLTLAVMHEGDEIVTIEGLGSPGALHPMQSAFLERDGFQCGYCTPGQICSAVGMLAEAEAGWPSHVTADVASARIALTDEEIRERMSGNICRCAAYPNIVAAIRGVAEGGRE encoded by the coding sequence ATGGGCGAGTCAGCGACCGACACCCGCCAGTCGTCCGGCCCGGCCGGCACGTCAACCGCAGTGGGGCCGGGGCAGCAGGAGGCGATTCCGCTCTCGGCGATCACGCTGAACGTCAACGGCCGTGAGCGCCGCCTCGAGCTGGATCCGCGCACGTCGCTGCTCGACGCGCTGCGCGAGCACCTGCGCATGGGCGGGACGAAGAAGGGATGCGACCACGGGCAGTGCGGCGCCTGCACGGTGCTCGTCAACGGCCGGCGCATCAACTCCTGCCTGACGCTCGCCGTCATGCACGAAGGCGACGAGATCGTGACGATCGAAGGTCTCGGCTCGCCCGGCGCCCTGCACCCCATGCAGTCCGCCTTCCTCGAGCGCGACGGCTTCCAGTGCGGCTACTGCACACCCGGTCAGATCTGTTCGGCCGTCGGCATGCTCGCCGAAGCGGAGGCGGGCTGGCCCAGCCACGTCACCGCCGACGTGGCGTCCGCCCGGATCGCGTTGACCGACGAGGAGATCCGCGAGCGGATGAGCGGCAACATCTGCCGTTGCGCCGCCTACCCGAACATCGTCGCCGCCATCCGCGGCGTCGCCGAGGGAGGCCGGGAATGA
- a CDS encoding three-helix bundle dimerization domain-containing protein, with product MIDHEWLERELALVNDELARKFPAVPRERVSSAVDIAASEYVPTARIANYLPILIERRARRYLSDAS from the coding sequence ATGATCGATCACGAGTGGCTCGAACGAGAACTCGCGCTGGTCAACGACGAGCTCGCCCGCAAGTTCCCGGCAGTACCCAGGGAGCGCGTGTCATCGGCGGTCGACATCGCGGCATCCGAGTACGTGCCCACAGCCCGGATCGCGAACTACCTTCCGATCCTCATCGAACGCCGCGCGCGGCGCTATCTGTCCGACGCGTCGTGA
- a CDS encoding DinB family protein, with the protein MTYNELTTRDQADAPEITGERADLLAMLAKHRHFLRFTTRELTDEQAGRRTTVSELCLGGLIKHVTAVERNWVEFILHGPSAIGDVDTMTEADQARWVDGFRLLPGETLAAVLADYAEAARRTDELVATLPDLDVTQPLPKAPWFESGERWSARRVLLHVITETAQHAGHADIIRESLDGAKSMG; encoded by the coding sequence ATGACCTACAACGAGCTGACCACCCGCGACCAGGCCGATGCGCCGGAGATCACCGGCGAGCGCGCCGACCTGCTGGCGATGCTGGCCAAGCACCGGCACTTCCTGCGCTTCACCACCCGTGAGCTCACCGACGAGCAGGCCGGGCGGCGGACCACCGTCAGCGAGCTGTGCCTGGGCGGTCTGATCAAGCACGTGACCGCGGTCGAGCGGAACTGGGTGGAGTTCATCCTGCATGGTCCGTCGGCGATCGGGGACGTCGACACCATGACCGAGGCCGACCAGGCCCGGTGGGTCGACGGGTTCCGCCTGCTGCCGGGTGAGACCCTGGCCGCCGTGCTGGCCGACTACGCCGAGGCGGCTCGCCGGACCGACGAACTGGTCGCCACCCTGCCCGACCTGGACGTCACCCAGCCGCTGCCGAAGGCCCCCTGGTTCGAGTCCGGCGAACGGTGGTCGGCTCGCCGGGTGCTGCTGCACGTCATCACCGAGACCGCCCAGCACGCCGGCCACGCCGACATCATCCGCGAGTCCCTGGACGGCGCCAAGAGCATGGGCTGA
- a CDS encoding GAF domain-containing protein: MGRLQDSADEFALTMAEVARELMQVRTVTETLVRVSRLAVDTVPGCDHAGVLLVRGEQVRTLAATSQLVADSDSAQGELREGPCYDAARDATWFRVVHMGAEKRWPRYAPRARELGIGAMMGFQLFTDSDQLGALDLYANQPYGFTALSEQLAWIFASHAAVAVAASRAGDQLRLGE; encoded by the coding sequence ATGGGACGGCTCCAGGACAGCGCCGACGAGTTCGCGCTCACGATGGCCGAGGTCGCACGCGAGCTGATGCAGGTGCGGACGGTGACCGAAACCCTCGTCCGCGTCTCGCGGTTGGCCGTCGACACCGTGCCCGGGTGCGACCACGCCGGCGTGCTGCTCGTCCGCGGCGAGCAGGTGCGGACGTTGGCCGCGACGAGTCAGCTCGTGGCCGATTCCGACAGCGCCCAGGGCGAGTTGCGGGAGGGACCGTGCTACGACGCCGCCCGCGACGCGACGTGGTTCCGCGTCGTGCACATGGGCGCCGAGAAGCGTTGGCCGCGCTACGCGCCCAGGGCTCGCGAACTGGGAATCGGGGCCATGATGGGCTTCCAGCTCTTCACCGACTCCGACCAGCTCGGCGCCCTGGACCTGTATGCGAACCAGCCTTACGGCTTCACCGCGCTGAGCGAGCAACTCGCCTGGATCTTCGCCTCGCACGCGGCCGTGGCGGTCGCGGCCTCACGCGCCGGAGACCAGCTACGGCTCGGCGAATGA
- a CDS encoding IS110 family transposase, translating into MKVREIVWVGIDVGKHTHHACVVDETGKVVFSQKVTNGQVAIEALIARAGKKAGEVVWAVDMTSGAAGLLITLLLGTGQPVVYVPGRLVNRMAGAFAGEGKTDAKDARTIAETARMRGDLTPVTSPNDIVSDLGVLTARREDLMADWVRGINRIRELLASIFPSLERAFDFSTRSALILVTGFQTPDGVRAAGEDGLRSYLTEHQAHTRSVPSIVDKALAAASEQTVALPTETITAPLIARLARQLLELDREIKDLDKQLGERFETHPEAERITSVDGFGTILGAQLLADTGGDLLTTFGNPGRLAAYAGLAPVPRDSGRVRGNLHRPKRYHRGLRRVFYLAALSSIKRPDSPSRSFYQRKRGEGKRHTQALIALARRLVDVIWALLRDGRTFQITPPPQTDAA; encoded by the coding sequence GTGAAGGTCCGCGAGATCGTCTGGGTCGGCATCGACGTCGGCAAGCACACCCACCACGCGTGTGTGGTGGACGAGACCGGCAAGGTCGTATTCAGCCAGAAGGTCACCAACGGCCAAGTTGCGATCGAGGCGTTGATCGCCCGGGCCGGCAAGAAGGCAGGCGAGGTGGTCTGGGCGGTGGACATGACCTCCGGCGCCGCCGGCCTGCTGATCACGTTGTTGCTGGGCACCGGGCAGCCGGTGGTCTACGTGCCCGGGCGGCTGGTCAACCGGATGGCCGGAGCGTTCGCCGGCGAGGGCAAGACCGACGCCAAAGACGCCCGCACCATCGCCGAAACCGCCCGCATGCGCGGGGACCTGACCCCGGTGACCAGCCCAAACGACATCGTCTCCGATCTGGGTGTGCTCACCGCCCGCCGCGAGGACCTCATGGCCGACTGGGTGCGCGGAATCAACCGGATCCGCGAACTGCTCGCCTCGATCTTTCCGTCGTTGGAGCGGGCGTTCGACTTCTCCACCCGCTCCGCGCTGATCCTGGTGACCGGGTTCCAGACCCCCGACGGCGTCCGCGCCGCCGGAGAGGACGGGCTGCGGTCCTATCTGACCGAACACCAGGCCCACACCCGCAGCGTCCCGTCCATCGTGGACAAAGCACTGGCTGCCGCGAGCGAGCAAACCGTGGCGCTGCCCACGGAAACGATCACCGCGCCGCTGATCGCCCGGCTGGCCCGCCAACTGCTCGAGCTCGACCGGGAAATCAAAGACCTCGACAAACAACTCGGCGAACGCTTCGAAACCCACCCCGAGGCCGAACGCATCACCAGCGTCGACGGTTTCGGCACGATCCTGGGGGCCCAGCTGCTTGCCGACACCGGAGGCGACCTGCTGACCACCTTCGGCAACCCTGGCCGCCTGGCCGCCTACGCCGGCCTGGCCCCCGTCCCCCGTGACTCCGGGCGCGTCCGCGGCAACCTGCACCGCCCGAAGCGCTACCACCGCGGCCTGCGGCGGGTGTTCTACCTCGCCGCGCTGTCGAGCATCAAACGCCCCGACAGCCCCTCCCGTTCCTTCTACCAGCGCAAACGCGGCGAGGGGAAACGGCACACCCAGGCATTGATCGCGCTCGCCCGCCGCCTGGTCGACGTGATCTGGGCACTGCTGCGCGACGGCCGCACCTTCCAGATCACGCCACCGCCCCAGACCGACGCGGCTTGA
- a CDS encoding VOC family protein, translating to MTDHDDFPAPQQGLVVTHFLTVRDVRVSREFYADIFGGQVVLAENPTTVRSANSWIIMNPGGGPTPDKPDIVLTPPQPGDPVSAFLNIRVADIAAFYADARAKGAHFLTEPKDRKAELRCYLRDPDGYLIEIGEATGMLHGVFADRPATPS from the coding sequence GTGACCGACCACGACGACTTCCCCGCACCGCAGCAAGGACTTGTCGTCACGCACTTCCTGACCGTGCGTGACGTCAGGGTCTCGCGGGAGTTCTACGCCGACATCTTCGGCGGGCAGGTCGTGTTGGCCGAGAACCCCACCACCGTCCGGAGCGCCAACAGCTGGATCATCATGAACCCCGGGGGCGGACCCACACCCGACAAGCCGGACATCGTGCTGACCCCGCCTCAGCCCGGGGACCCGGTGTCGGCGTTCCTCAACATCCGGGTCGCCGACATCGCCGCGTTCTACGCGGACGCCCGCGCGAAAGGCGCGCACTTCCTCACCGAACCCAAGGACCGCAAGGCCGAGCTGCGGTGCTACCTCCGCGACCCGGACGGCTACCTCATCGAGATCGGGGAAGCCACCGGGATGCTTCACGGTGTGTTCGCAGACCGACCGGCCACTCCAAGCTGA
- a CDS encoding zf-HC2 domain-containing protein: MAALAYRARQGLRMAYLQVHVAGNPPDGCRPTVDRLGGWTRGSLSGRETDQVREHLDNCERCRGLADELADVNRSLRVFLAPLVLGVPAGTYLAGYHGHAPAKATETSETTAAPAQQGLLRPAYGV, encoded by the coding sequence GTGGCCGCGCTGGCCTACCGCGCCAGACAGGGCCTCCGCATGGCCTACCTCCAGGTACACGTGGCCGGGAACCCACCGGACGGCTGCCGCCCCACCGTGGACCGGCTCGGCGGCTGGACCCGCGGCAGCCTGTCCGGCCGGGAAACCGATCAGGTCCGCGAGCATCTGGACAACTGCGAGCGCTGCCGTGGGCTGGCCGACGAACTGGCCGACGTGAACCGGTCGCTGCGCGTGTTCCTGGCCCCGCTCGTGCTCGGTGTCCCCGCGGGCACCTACCTGGCCGGCTACCACGGACACGCCCCGGCCAAGGCAACCGAGACGTCCGAGACGACCGCAGCACCGGCCCAGCAGGGGCTGCTCCGACCGGCCTACGGAGTTTGA
- a CDS encoding Rv0361 family membrane protein → MTPAPQEPGRSSSDEPDNSGGPDNSGELSDNQAAGSEEHATPAESEKLQEADQQAVDQQDADEQAADQQEADEQAVDQQAAGQAGEAEAVPAKKRKTGLVVGIAAAVLVIAGGAAAGYVYLWGASAQSVAEDYAALTTQETQDPRSVTAESYRPFVCSQAMPQIEQLQQEKGEFLKVARPQDLEQLKTVKTSVKSVQESGDSGTVALESTIPGQPPQSTNLKLTKEDGDWKLCA, encoded by the coding sequence ATGACACCTGCACCGCAAGAGCCCGGCCGCAGCAGTTCGGACGAGCCCGACAACTCGGGCGGTCCCGACAACTCGGGCGAGCTGTCCGACAACCAGGCAGCCGGCTCGGAGGAGCACGCCACGCCCGCTGAGTCCGAGAAGCTGCAGGAGGCCGATCAGCAGGCTGTGGACCAGCAGGATGCTGACGAGCAGGCGGCGGATCAGCAGGAGGCTGACGAGCAGGCGGTTGATCAGCAGGCGGCGGGCCAGGCAGGGGAAGCCGAGGCGGTTCCGGCCAAGAAGCGCAAGACCGGCTTGGTCGTCGGCATCGCCGCGGCGGTTCTGGTGATCGCCGGCGGCGCGGCCGCGGGCTACGTCTACCTCTGGGGTGCCTCGGCGCAGTCGGTCGCCGAGGACTACGCGGCGCTCACGACGCAGGAGACGCAGGACCCGCGAAGCGTGACGGCCGAGAGCTACCGGCCCTTCGTGTGCTCGCAGGCCATGCCGCAGATCGAACAGCTCCAGCAGGAGAAGGGCGAGTTCCTCAAGGTGGCCCGGCCGCAGGACCTGGAGCAGCTCAAGACGGTGAAGACGTCGGTGAAGAGCGTTCAGGAGAGCGGTGACTCGGGGACCGTCGCTCTGGAGTCGACGATTCCGGGCCAGCCGCCGCAGAGCACGAACCTGAAGCTGACCAAGGAAGACGGAGACTGGAAGCTCTGCGCCTGA